From one Quercus lobata isolate SW786 unplaced genomic scaffold, ValleyOak3.0 Primary Assembly Scq3eQI_1910, whole genome shotgun sequence genomic stretch:
- the LOC115973614 gene encoding uncharacterized protein LOC115973614, translating into MGLKRKPPTSLLDLLEGQLGKGAQGTSQSSVPSPPPQPQTIQTRSSSTKSQPQSPRPKLPTLPQTALPPQPEPTDSKRKRSPKDGTQKQAEEQTKRLLEAEDQLQIVKEQISDLKKRLISAENAKGVAEYARDEAVRAKQEAEFARNEAEAARDKAEDEGYNMGVVETQASLKAQIPGVCRLYCSQSIFYPPAIREAASASSEAMSDQHEAGVTQSEAAQISVPPRESLKGGKLHDVIEALESMDPEVPKEDAEPMVSAQIPDADEPAILA; encoded by the exons ATGGGActtaagagaaagcccccgaccaGCTTACTTGACCTCCTCGAGGGTCAACTAGGGAAGGGTGCGCAAGGAACATCGCAGTCCAGTGTTCCATCTCCACCACCTCAGCCCCAGACCATCCAgaccaggtcatcctccaccaagtcgCAGCCACAATCTCCCCGCCCCAAACTTCCTACTCTTCCTCAAACAGCTCTGCCTCCTCAGCCGGAGCCTACCgactcaaagagaaagaggagtcccaagg ATGGCacccaaaaacaggccgaggaacagACAAAACGTCTACTAGAAGCTGAGGATCAGTTGCAAATAGTCAAGGAGCAGATCAGTGATTTGAAGAAAAGATTGATCTCGGCAGAGAATGCTAAAGGTGTGGCGGAGTATGCCCGGGACGAAGCCGTGAGGGCCAAGCaggaggctgagtttgccagaAACGAGGCCGAAGCTGCTAGGGACAAGGCTGAGGATGAGGGTTACAATATGGGGGTTGTTGAAACCCAAGCCTCCCTTAAAGCCCAAATTCCCGGAGTGTGCAGGctatactgctcccag AGCATATTTTACCCACCAGCCATCCGTGAGGCCGCCTCTGCCAGCTCCGAGGCTATGAGCGATCAACACGAGGCAGGGGTTACTCAGTCAGAAGCTGCACAGATCAGCGTCCCTCCTCGTGAGTCGCTTAAAGGGGGAAAGCTTCATGATGTGATAGAAGCACTTGAAAGTATGGATCCCGAGGTGCCCAAAGAGGATGCCGAGCCTATGGTCAGCGCTCAGATCCCTGATGCCGACGAGCCAGCCATCCTTGCCTAG